The Oceanibaculum nanhaiense genome has a window encoding:
- a CDS encoding N-acyl homoserine lactonase family protein, with protein sequence MSDDSYEVYAVKYAHFDRPAYENFLGGDPHDHNMPLDYFVWAIVGKHRTFVVDSGFEEKTGLARGRMTTAAPAAGLKAIGIEPDAVEDVIITHMHYDHAGNHDLFPRARYHVQDREMKFCTGRCMCHSTLTHAFEAEDVVAMVRRLYQGRVQFHDGSSDIAPGISVHWVGGHTDGLQVVRVKTRRGWVVLASDASHFYANMDQQRPFPVVCNVGDMLEGYRTLDALADSHAHIIPGHDPDVLKRYPAARPGLEGWVVRLDADM encoded by the coding sequence ATGAGCGACGACAGCTACGAGGTCTATGCCGTCAAATACGCGCATTTCGACCGGCCGGCCTATGAGAATTTCCTGGGCGGCGATCCGCATGATCACAACATGCCGCTGGATTATTTCGTCTGGGCCATCGTCGGCAAGCACCGCACCTTCGTGGTCGATAGCGGCTTCGAGGAAAAGACCGGCCTGGCGCGTGGCCGGATGACGACGGCGGCCCCGGCGGCCGGGCTGAAGGCCATCGGCATCGAGCCCGATGCCGTCGAGGACGTGATCATCACGCATATGCATTACGACCATGCCGGCAATCACGACCTGTTCCCCAGGGCGCGCTATCATGTGCAGGACCGGGAGATGAAGTTCTGCACCGGGCGCTGCATGTGCCATTCGACGCTGACTCATGCCTTCGAGGCCGAGGATGTGGTCGCCATGGTGCGCCGGCTGTACCAGGGCCGGGTGCAGTTCCATGACGGCTCGTCCGACATCGCGCCCGGCATTTCCGTGCATTGGGTCGGCGGCCATACCGACGGGCTGCAGGTGGTGCGTGTGAAGACAAGGCGCGGATGGGTGGTGCTGGCGTCCGATGCGTCGCATTTCTACGCCAACATGGACCAGCAGCGCCCCTTCCCGGTGGTCTGTAATGTCGGCGACATGCTGGAGGGCTACCGCACGCTCGATGCGCTGGCGGACAGCCATGCGCATATCATTCCCGGCCATGACCCGGACGTGCTGAAGCGCTACCCGGCGGCCCGGCCCGGCCTGGAGGGCTGGGTGGTGCGGCTCGACGCCGATATGTGA
- a CDS encoding mandelate racemase/muconate lactonizing enzyme family protein has protein sequence MSKIEQVSCTVARVPLDTATAFSTRMVHDRHYLLVKVRTDDGIEGIGFCYVGSAAGRLGQIAVEDLLGPIVVGKDPLTVEKIWKDMYQESLLQGRMGTVMRALSAIDVAIWDRNARAAGLPLWQYLGGSADKTVPAYASGGYYLEGKTPAMLGEEVAGYVAKGFKAVKIKVGRLDPRGEEERIAAARSAIGDDVLLMLDANNAWEDLPTALEYMRRYEPYDPYWIEEPFSPDDIDNHARLAARTPVTVATGEIEYGRWRHKELLEKGAAGILQTDALVCGGISEFRRIAALAAGYGVKICPHWFHDLHIHLVASSSNGQFVEFFLDDKVLNFRRLVGRQLEFDKGNLKLPTEPGIGFDFDEQAVAKYGSGWVGVGHNSARAA, from the coding sequence ATGAGCAAGATTGAGCAGGTTTCCTGCACCGTTGCGCGCGTCCCGCTGGACACGGCGACGGCGTTTTCCACCCGCATGGTCCATGACCGGCATTACCTGCTGGTGAAGGTGCGCACCGATGACGGAATCGAGGGTATCGGCTTCTGCTATGTCGGCAGCGCGGCGGGCCGGCTGGGGCAGATCGCGGTGGAAGATCTGCTGGGGCCCATCGTGGTCGGCAAGGACCCGCTGACGGTCGAGAAGATCTGGAAGGACATGTACCAGGAATCGCTGCTGCAGGGCCGTATGGGCACGGTCATGCGCGCGCTCTCGGCGATTGACGTGGCGATCTGGGACCGCAACGCGCGGGCCGCCGGCCTGCCACTCTGGCAGTATCTCGGCGGATCGGCCGACAAGACTGTGCCGGCCTATGCCAGCGGCGGCTATTACCTGGAGGGCAAGACCCCCGCCATGCTGGGCGAGGAGGTGGCGGGCTATGTCGCCAAGGGCTTCAAGGCGGTGAAGATCAAGGTCGGCCGGCTCGATCCGAGGGGCGAAGAGGAGCGTATTGCCGCCGCGCGCTCTGCCATCGGCGACGATGTGCTGCTGATGCTCGACGCCAACAACGCCTGGGAAGATCTGCCGACCGCGCTGGAGTATATGCGCCGCTACGAGCCCTACGATCCGTACTGGATCGAGGAGCCGTTCAGCCCGGACGACATCGACAATCATGCAAGGCTCGCGGCGCGCACGCCGGTGACCGTGGCGACCGGCGAGATCGAATATGGCCGCTGGCGGCACAAGGAGCTGCTGGAGAAGGGCGCCGCCGGCATCCTGCAGACCGATGCGCTGGTCTGCGGCGGCATCAGCGAGTTCCGCCGCATCGCGGCGCTTGCCGCCGGCTATGGCGTGAAGATCTGCCCGCACTGGTTCCACGATCTGCATATCCATCTGGTGGCCTCCTCGTCGAACGGGCAGTTCGTGGAGTTCTTCCTCGATGACAAGGTGCTGAACTTCCGCCGTCTGGTCGGCCGCCAGCTGGAATTCGACAAGGGCAATCTGAAACTGCCGACGGAACCGGGTATCGGCTTTGACTTTGATGAACAGGCTGTCGCCAAATATGGCAGCGGCTGGGTGGGCGTCGGCCATAACAGCGCCCGGGCCGCTTAA
- a CDS encoding NAD-dependent epimerase/dehydratase family protein gives MHRILITGAAGSIGTVLREGLRGRYPVVRVTDRAALGAAQPGEEVMEGLDLADLDGLEAAMQGVDAVVHLAGTPVEQPWEPILANNIIGLHNTYEAARRQGVKRIVFASSNHTIGFHPRGRHIDETVPPRPDGRYGVSKVFGEAMGRLYADKHGMEIINLRIGSFQPKPKNVRMLNTWLSHRDCVHLVDVCLRAAGIHFEIIYGVSANSRNKWHDSLAARIGYRPQDNAEEYAAEILAAMKPEDEKLTERMFHGGEYCAMEFDGDLAKIG, from the coding sequence ATGCACCGCATCCTGATCACCGGCGCCGCCGGTTCTATCGGAACCGTGCTGCGCGAGGGGCTGCGCGGGCGCTATCCGGTTGTCCGGGTGACGGACCGCGCGGCGCTGGGGGCGGCGCAGCCGGGCGAGGAAGTGATGGAAGGCCTCGACCTCGCCGACCTCGATGGCCTGGAAGCGGCGATGCAGGGTGTCGATGCGGTCGTCCACCTGGCCGGTACGCCGGTTGAGCAGCCCTGGGAGCCGATCCTCGCCAACAACATCATCGGTCTCCACAACACCTATGAGGCGGCGCGGCGGCAGGGCGTGAAGCGCATCGTCTTCGCCAGCTCCAACCACACGATCGGCTTTCATCCGCGCGGCCGGCATATCGACGAGACCGTGCCGCCGCGACCGGATGGGCGTTATGGCGTCTCCAAGGTGTTTGGCGAGGCGATGGGGCGGCTCTATGCCGACAAGCACGGGATGGAGATCATCAATCTGCGCATCGGTTCCTTCCAGCCGAAGCCGAAGAATGTGCGCATGCTGAACACCTGGCTCAGCCATCGCGACTGCGTGCATCTGGTCGATGTCTGCCTGCGGGCGGCGGGCATCCATTTCGAAATCATCTATGGCGTGTCCGCCAACAGCCGCAACAAGTGGCATGACAGCCTCGCCGCGCGCATCGGCTACAGGCCACAGGACAATGCGGAGGAGTATGCGGCGGAAATCCTGGCGGCGATGAAGCCGGAGGATGAGAAGCTGACCGAGCGGATGTTCCATGGCGGCGAATATTGCGCCATGGAATTCGACGGCGATCTGGCGAAGATCGGGTAG